In Thiovibrio frasassiensis, one DNA window encodes the following:
- a CDS encoding exodeoxyribonuclease VII small subunit, whose amino-acid sequence MSKKSFEEALEALEQITQELEDGDLSLEKSLKKFDEGIKLAELCNHKLEEAQQKVDLLLKKDGKLISVPFNNSDSVSDDEA is encoded by the coding sequence ATGTCCAAAAAATCGTTCGAAGAAGCCCTGGAGGCCCTTGAGCAGATCACACAGGAGCTGGAAGACGGCGACCTGAGCCTTGAGAAATCCCTGAAGAAATTTGACGAGGGGATCAAGCTTGCAGAGTTGTGCAACCACAAACTTGAGGAAGCGCAGCAAAAAGTGGACCTTCTCTTGAAAAAAGACGGCAAGCTGATCAGTGTTCCCTTTAACAATTCCGACTCGGTTTCAGATGACGAAGCCTAG
- a CDS encoding exo-beta-N-acetylmuramidase NamZ family protein, translating to MVTLGIEHLLASPPASLAGKRLALLCNQASTDRHLRHSRDLIMAAFPGQLTCLFTPQHGFFAEKQDNMIESDHMTDPVSGLPVFSLYGEVRRPTAAMYEHFDVLLVDIVDVGTRVYTFLYTLAYCMEEAARHGKKVVVLDRPNPVGGEAVEGNLLQDDCRSFVGLYPLPMRHGLTFGELARLLNGEYGIGADLEVVTMPGWQRRMLFADTGLPWVFPSPNMPNPTTALVYPGQVIFEGTNISEGRGTSLPFELFGAPFLEWQQVLTSMQGVDLPGCSLRPLAFEPTANKWAGQPCKGFQLHVTDPQTFKPYRTSLALLQAFMRCYPEQFALKAPPYEYEFERTPLDLILGDSTLRHQLAAGADIRELESAWQPEIDGFSEIRQKYFLYQ from the coding sequence ATGGTTACCCTCGGAATTGAGCACCTTTTAGCTTCCCCTCCTGCCTCTCTTGCCGGCAAACGGCTGGCTCTGCTCTGCAATCAGGCCTCAACCGACCGGCATCTGCGTCACAGCCGGGATTTGATCATGGCAGCTTTTCCGGGCCAACTCACCTGTCTCTTTACCCCCCAGCACGGTTTTTTTGCGGAGAAGCAAGACAATATGATCGAATCGGACCACATGACCGATCCGGTCAGCGGTCTGCCGGTGTTCAGCCTCTACGGCGAGGTGCGTCGGCCCACCGCTGCCATGTACGAGCATTTCGATGTGTTGCTTGTTGATATCGTCGATGTGGGCACCAGGGTCTACACCTTTCTCTACACCTTGGCCTACTGCATGGAGGAGGCGGCCCGTCACGGCAAAAAGGTGGTGGTCCTGGACCGGCCCAACCCCGTGGGCGGCGAGGCGGTGGAAGGCAATCTGCTGCAGGATGATTGCCGTTCCTTTGTCGGGCTCTATCCTTTGCCCATGCGCCACGGCCTTACTTTTGGCGAGCTGGCCCGGCTGCTCAACGGTGAGTATGGAATAGGTGCGGATCTCGAGGTGGTGACCATGCCAGGCTGGCAGCGGAGGATGCTCTTTGCCGATACCGGATTGCCGTGGGTCTTCCCCTCGCCCAATATGCCCAATCCCACTACGGCCCTGGTCTATCCCGGGCAGGTGATCTTTGAGGGCACCAATATCTCCGAGGGGAGAGGGACCTCCCTGCCTTTTGAACTCTTTGGCGCTCCGTTTCTTGAGTGGCAGCAGGTGCTGACCAGCATGCAGGGGGTGGATTTGCCCGGTTGCTCTCTGCGGCCCCTGGCCTTTGAGCCCACGGCCAATAAATGGGCCGGCCAGCCCTGCAAGGGGTTTCAGCTCCATGTCACGGACCCGCAGACCTTTAAACCCTATCGTACCTCGTTGGCCCTGCTTCAAGCATTTATGCGCTGTTATCCCGAGCAGTTCGCCCTCAAAGCGCCGCCCTATGAGTACGAGTTCGAGCGTACCCCCCTTGATCTGATCCTGGGCGACAGCACTCTCAGGCATCAGTTGGCTGCGGGCGCGGATATCCGGGAGCTTGAGTCGGCTTGGCAACCGGAGATTGACGGGTTCAGCGAGATCCGGCAAAAATATTTTCTCTATCAGTAA
- the xerA gene encoding site-specific tyrosine recombinase/integron integrase yields MPYSLQDLLPQFSRWLSVEKGYSPKTVESYGRDLAEFALFVDPAQDVRQIEPRTLRAYVYSLNGKNKGSSVARKLSALRTFFRHLLREGVVTHDPVAPIATPKQEKHMPVFLTVDEVFTLLEMPGSGDAFAFRDRAILEMLYSTGVRVAELAALDLERLDAEEGMLRVTGKGNRERLVPVGSPALEALGQYLPQRTLLIRERIARGDAPENKAVFLNHRGLRLTTRSIERLVKLYAMRAGIAARVTPHALRHSFATHLLEMGADLRVVQELLGHVSLSTTQRYTHLNMDHLNEVYDRAHPKARR; encoded by the coding sequence ATGCCATATTCCCTGCAGGATCTGCTCCCCCAATTCAGTCGCTGGCTTTCCGTGGAAAAGGGGTATTCCCCCAAAACCGTTGAGAGCTATGGCCGTGATCTTGCCGAATTTGCCCTGTTTGTCGACCCTGCTCAGGATGTCCGCCAGATCGAACCCCGTACACTCCGCGCCTATGTGTACAGCCTCAACGGGAAAAACAAGGGCAGCTCCGTGGCCAGGAAGCTTTCCGCCCTGCGTACCTTCTTCCGCCATCTTCTCCGCGAAGGGGTGGTAACCCATGACCCTGTCGCCCCCATTGCCACGCCGAAACAGGAAAAGCATATGCCTGTTTTTCTCACGGTGGACGAGGTCTTTACCCTGCTGGAGATGCCGGGCAGCGGGGATGCCTTTGCCTTCCGTGACCGGGCGATTCTTGAGATGCTGTATTCCACCGGGGTGCGGGTTGCCGAACTGGCGGCCCTGGATCTTGAGCGGCTTGATGCGGAGGAGGGTATGCTGCGGGTTACCGGCAAGGGCAACCGGGAACGGTTGGTGCCGGTGGGCAGTCCGGCTCTGGAAGCCCTGGGGCAATACCTTCCCCAGCGGACCCTGTTGATCCGTGAACGCATCGCCCGTGGGGATGCACCGGAAAACAAGGCGGTCTTTTTGAACCACCGCGGCTTACGGCTCACCACCCGCAGTATCGAACGGCTGGTGAAACTCTATGCCATGCGGGCCGGAATCGCCGCCCGGGTAACGCCCCATGCCCTGCGCCATTCCTTTGCCACCCATCTTTTGGAAATGGGGGCGGATCTGCGGGTGGTGCAGGAACTGCTGGGGCATGTCAGCCTCTCAACCACCCAACGCTACACCCACTTGAACATGGATCATCTGAACGAGGTCTATGACCGGGCCCATCCAAAGGCGAGAAGATAA
- a CDS encoding zinc ribbon-containing (seleno)protein DG: MIERDLKYCPKCRDEYRAEAETCATCAIALIWGAELVVMESNNGASRRNRKGPLTPDDQLVVVFQGALGDLKHLKDLLEAEQIGAMISKEAGGCASGGCAPKFQLQVRQEEVRDGLEVLAQEHRRATALAEHDATHAGAVFNPEAGEAVCPACGFAFATTTTTCPDCGLCFG, translated from the coding sequence ATGATAGAACGCGATTTGAAATACTGTCCCAAGTGCCGGGACGAGTACCGGGCGGAAGCGGAAACCTGCGCGACCTGCGCCATTGCCCTTATCTGGGGGGCGGAGCTGGTTGTCATGGAAAGTAATAATGGCGCTTCCCGGCGGAACCGGAAAGGACCGTTGACCCCCGACGACCAATTGGTCGTTGTTTTTCAGGGAGCGCTTGGCGACCTCAAACACCTCAAGGACCTGCTTGAGGCGGAACAGATCGGCGCCATGATCAGCAAGGAAGCCGGGGGGTGCGCCAGTGGCGGCTGTGCCCCCAAGTTTCAGCTCCAGGTCCGGCAGGAAGAGGTGCGGGATGGGTTGGAGGTACTTGCCCAAGAGCATCGCCGGGCAACCGCCCTGGCCGAGCACGACGCCACCCATGCCGGAGCGGTTTTCAACCCGGAGGCCGGGGAGGCGGTATGTCCGGCCTGCGGCTTTGCCTTTGCCACCACCACCACGACCTGCCCGGACTGCGGGCTCTGTTTCGGCTGA
- a CDS encoding PilZ domain-containing protein gives MARNIIIMDSSASMRRIIRTMIQATVNDAVVSEAVDVEEAEGLLADAHYHLVIFSKESSDKNWLEFAQKQLALPEGQRTNFIPFSSTRKQDYIEELKRHGLKEYLTIPCAPNTLGELITRLCTPFSMRKTRRYSFPDAIASLEQGSNSFPAEVVNFSEGGVLCELDAPALFNWSMPVMINMEFCLDGVTLEIPGLYSVARRLMVVDANPDYSPRTIRLACRFISIPEESKNQLGVVFQVIEKQENQLGHEA, from the coding sequence ATGGCGAGAAATATTATTATTATGGACAGCTCGGCCAGTATGCGCCGCATAATCAGAACCATGATTCAGGCCACGGTAAACGATGCCGTTGTCTCCGAGGCCGTCGATGTCGAGGAGGCAGAAGGCCTCCTCGCAGATGCCCATTACCATCTGGTAATTTTTTCCAAGGAATCCTCTGATAAAAACTGGTTGGAATTTGCTCAAAAACAACTTGCCCTGCCTGAAGGACAGAGAACAAATTTTATCCCTTTTTCCTCCACGAGAAAGCAGGATTATATTGAAGAGCTGAAGCGGCATGGGCTCAAGGAATATCTTACTATTCCCTGCGCTCCCAACACTCTCGGAGAGCTGATTACCAGGCTCTGTACCCCGTTTTCCATGCGTAAAACCAGGCGTTACAGTTTTCCCGATGCTATCGCCAGTCTGGAGCAAGGGAGCAACAGTTTTCCTGCCGAGGTCGTCAATTTCAGTGAGGGGGGGGTATTGTGCGAGCTTGATGCTCCGGCCTTATTTAACTGGTCTATGCCAGTAATGATCAATATGGAGTTTTGTCTCGATGGCGTCACCCTGGAAATACCAGGGTTGTATTCCGTGGCCAGGCGTTTGATGGTGGTTGACGCAAATCCTGATTACTCGCCAAGAACCATTCGTCTTGCCTGCAGATTTATCAGTATCCCGGAAGAGAGCAAAAATCAACTGGGTGTAGTTTTTCAAGTGATAGAGAAGCAGGAAAATCAGCTCGGGCACGAGGCCTAG
- the hslV gene encoding ATP-dependent protease subunit HslV, giving the protein MKIRSTTIIAVRHRGEVALAGDGQVSLGNTIMKHEARKVRRLYEGKVITGFAGATADAFTLFDRLEQKLEQYDGNLMRSAVELAKDWRTDKMLRKLEAFLVAVDKHHSLLLSGTGDVIEPDDGILAIGSGGPYAQAAAKALVAHSELSAEEICREAMRIAASICIYTNDHITVEKMAAE; this is encoded by the coding sequence GTGAAAATCAGATCGACCACAATCATTGCCGTCCGGCACAGGGGTGAAGTGGCCCTGGCCGGGGATGGCCAGGTATCGCTGGGCAATACCATCATGAAGCATGAGGCGCGCAAGGTCCGCCGCCTCTACGAAGGCAAGGTCATCACCGGTTTTGCCGGGGCCACGGCCGATGCCTTTACCCTGTTCGACCGGCTGGAGCAGAAGCTTGAGCAGTATGACGGCAACCTGATGCGCTCGGCGGTGGAATTGGCCAAGGATTGGCGCACGGACAAGATGCTCAGGAAACTGGAGGCTTTCCTGGTCGCGGTGGATAAGCACCATTCCCTGCTCCTTTCCGGCACCGGTGACGTGATCGAGCCGGACGACGGCATCCTGGCCATCGGCTCGGGCGGGCCTTATGCTCAGGCCGCAGCCAAGGCGTTGGTGGCGCACAGTGAGCTTTCCGCCGAGGAGATCTGTCGGGAGGCGATGCGGATTGCCGCTTCCATCTGCATCTATACCAATGACCATATTACTGTTGAGAAAATGGCGGCAGAGTAA
- a CDS encoding arginyltransferase — MDVSDTSRFIAKLSPYFVDTPAECPYTLDRTAVYHQAGFSFLPPAVLEEFLAAGYRRNGNTIYGMRCPDCTACVPIRLETAAFRPSRNMRRVWQRNQDIEISVGPLEVTPEKLQLLDRFFNSRYPGRASTASDYYSGFFFNSLAPTMEISFRLSGQLLGVSIVDLAERSLSAVYFYFDPDCEKRSLGTFNILYLNELAKREHCDYLYLGYWIEEVAAMTYKARFRPHSVLRNNEWRQVD; from the coding sequence GTGGATGTAAGTGATACCAGCCGGTTCATCGCCAAGCTCTCCCCATATTTTGTGGACACCCCTGCGGAGTGCCCGTACACCCTCGACCGCACTGCGGTCTACCACCAGGCGGGTTTCAGTTTTTTGCCCCCGGCTGTGCTGGAGGAGTTTCTCGCCGCCGGATACCGGCGCAACGGCAACACTATCTATGGTATGCGCTGTCCGGATTGTACGGCCTGCGTGCCCATTCGGCTTGAGACGGCCGCCTTTCGCCCATCCCGGAACATGCGCCGCGTCTGGCAGCGGAATCAGGACATCGAGATCAGCGTGGGCCCGCTTGAGGTAACCCCGGAAAAACTGCAGTTGCTGGACCGTTTTTTTAACAGTCGCTATCCTGGGAGGGCGAGTACGGCCTCGGATTATTATTCGGGGTTCTTTTTTAATTCCCTGGCCCCGACCATGGAAATTTCTTTCCGGCTTTCCGGGCAGCTGCTCGGGGTCTCCATTGTCGATCTGGCTGAGCGCAGTCTGAGCGCGGTGTATTTCTATTTTGATCCGGATTGTGAGAAAAGAAGTCTGGGGACTTTTAATATTTTGTACCTCAACGAACTTGCCAAGCGGGAACACTGTGACTATCTCTATCTTGGCTATTGGATAGAGGAGGTTGCGGCCATGACCTATAAGGCCCGATTTCGGCCCCACTCCGTGCTGCGCAACAACGAGTGGCGGCAGGTCGATTGA
- the hslU gene encoding ATP-dependent protease ATPase subunit HslU produces the protein MEPMNTLTPKQTVAELDRYIIGQDAAKKSVAIALRNRWRRQQVPMPLREEIAPKNIIMIGPTGVGKTEIARRLASLAQSPFLKVEASKFTEVGYVGRDVESMIRDLLDLAINMVREEAREEVTQKAAEQAEERMLDLLVPPRPAPLGQVTPMAERSEDGSRAGDLSDSTREKFRQMLRDGKLDAKQVEMELDQSQSMPMLEILSHGNSGLDDMESGLKDVFGKMFPKKTQRQQMLVKDAMEVLKKREAERLIDMESVTRLAIQRTEQSGIIFLDEIDKIASRQGGSGHGPEVSREGVQRDLLPIVEGSTVTTKHGMVKTDHILFIASGAFHLCKPSDLVPELQGRFPIRVELNPLGEEEFYRILTEPQNALIKQYIALMATEGIALEFAEDAIRGMARIAATVNRKTENIGARRLHTIMERLLEELSFDATDREEKKFLVTAEYVKKQLQDISEDEDLSRFIL, from the coding sequence ATGGAACCCATGAACACCCTGACTCCCAAGCAAACCGTGGCCGAACTCGACCGCTATATCATCGGCCAGGACGCAGCCAAGAAATCCGTGGCCATTGCCCTGCGCAACCGCTGGCGGCGCCAGCAGGTGCCCATGCCCCTGCGCGAGGAGATCGCGCCCAAAAATATCATCATGATCGGTCCCACCGGGGTCGGGAAAACCGAGATCGCCCGTCGCTTGGCCAGTCTGGCCCAGTCGCCCTTTCTCAAGGTGGAGGCCTCGAAGTTCACCGAAGTCGGCTACGTGGGAAGGGATGTGGAGTCCATGATTCGCGATCTCCTTGATCTGGCCATCAATATGGTGCGTGAGGAAGCGCGGGAGGAGGTGACGCAGAAGGCTGCGGAGCAGGCGGAAGAGCGGATGCTCGACCTGCTGGTGCCGCCGCGTCCGGCCCCCTTGGGGCAGGTAACGCCAATGGCGGAAAGAAGCGAAGATGGCAGCAGGGCAGGGGATTTGTCGGATTCCACCCGGGAAAAATTCCGGCAGATGCTCCGGGATGGCAAGCTTGATGCAAAACAGGTGGAGATGGAACTTGATCAGTCCCAGTCGATGCCCATGCTCGAGATCCTTTCCCACGGCAATAGCGGCCTGGACGATATGGAATCCGGGCTCAAGGATGTGTTCGGCAAGATGTTTCCCAAGAAAACCCAGCGGCAGCAGATGCTGGTAAAGGACGCCATGGAGGTGCTCAAAAAACGGGAGGCCGAAAGGCTGATCGACATGGAGAGCGTTACCCGGCTTGCCATCCAGCGCACCGAGCAGTCCGGGATCATCTTTCTCGATGAGATCGACAAGATCGCCTCGCGCCAGGGCGGCTCAGGCCACGGGCCCGAGGTTTCCCGCGAGGGGGTGCAGCGCGACCTGTTGCCCATTGTCGAGGGCTCCACCGTGACCACCAAGCACGGCATGGTCAAGACCGACCATATCCTCTTTATCGCCAGCGGTGCCTTCCATCTCTGTAAGCCCTCGGATCTGGTGCCGGAGCTGCAGGGGCGCTTCCCCATCCGGGTTGAACTCAACCCTCTGGGGGAGGAGGAATTCTACCGGATTCTCACCGAGCCGCAGAACGCCCTGATCAAACAGTACATCGCCCTCATGGCCACCGAAGGGATCGCCCTGGAATTTGCCGAGGACGCCATCCGGGGTATGGCCAGAATCGCCGCCACGGTGAACCGGAAAACCGAAAATATCGGGGCCAGGCGGCTGCATACCATAATGGAGCGGCTGCTGGAGGAGCTTTCCTTTGACGCCACCGACCGCGAGGAAAAAAAGTTTCTTGTTACCGCCGAATATGTGAAAAAACAGCTGCAGGATATCTCGGAAGACGAGGATTTGAGCCGGTTTATTTTGTAA
- a CDS encoding ATP-binding protein — protein MKIAISGKGGVGKTTIMAMLAKYLQKQGKEVLVIDADPSPHMAQSLGLAEDEKITPIAEMKDLLVERSGKVDGSPFYNINPQVDDLLSRFIVEKDGIKLMVLGAIQTAKGGCACPESNVLKRMLTKLLLAPSQVVLLDMEAGVEHLGRGTIAGVDQLLIVVIPSKSGVRTALKIKKLAEESGIPRISYVGNLVADDDDRAFLAEALGEPPLACFPDSAAIRKTERAGLAITGALGEVEEAAGQLINSILAQAKQ, from the coding sequence ATGAAAATTGCCATCAGCGGCAAGGGCGGGGTCGGCAAAACCACGATCATGGCCATGCTGGCCAAATATCTGCAAAAGCAAGGGAAAGAGGTGCTGGTCATCGACGCGGACCCCAGCCCGCACATGGCCCAGAGCCTCGGCCTGGCCGAGGACGAAAAAATCACCCCCATCGCCGAGATGAAGGATCTGCTGGTGGAGCGCTCCGGCAAGGTGGATGGCTCGCCCTTTTACAACATCAACCCCCAGGTGGACGACCTGCTTTCCCGCTTCATCGTGGAAAAAGACGGGATCAAGCTCATGGTCTTGGGCGCCATCCAGACCGCCAAGGGCGGCTGCGCCTGCCCGGAAAGCAACGTGCTGAAAAGGATGCTCACCAAGCTGCTGCTCGCCCCCTCCCAGGTGGTGCTGCTCGACATGGAGGCAGGGGTGGAACACCTGGGGAGGGGCACCATCGCCGGGGTGGACCAACTGCTGATCGTGGTGATTCCCTCAAAATCCGGGGTGCGCACCGCACTCAAGATCAAGAAGCTCGCCGAGGAATCGGGCATCCCCCGCATCTCCTATGTGGGCAATCTGGTGGCGGATGACGACGACCGGGCCTTTCTGGCCGAAGCCCTCGGCGAGCCGCCCCTGGCCTGCTTCCCAGACTCAGCCGCGATCCGAAAAACGGAACGGGCGGGGTTGGCGATTACCGGGGCGTTGGGAGAGGTGGAAGAGGCGGCCGGGCAACTCATCAACAGTATCCTCGCCCAAGCGAAACAATGA
- the dxs gene encoding 1-deoxy-D-xylulose-5-phosphate synthase, producing the protein MSHTPILDTINSPTDLRKLSVEQLETLAAEIRETIIQTVSRTGGHLAPCLGVVELTLAIHYVFDTPEDKLVWDVGHQAYAHKLITGRREQFHTLRQYQGMSGFPKRAESPYDAFDTGHSSTSISASLGIATGKDLKGDPHKSIAVIGDGSMTGGMAFEALNQAGHLHKNLIVILNDNEMSISPNVGALSSFLSRKLTSKTAVRLKKEMEHFLKSFSNVGENILSVLKKSEESLKGFFTPGMLFEALKFEYIGPLPGHKLENLIEALRNVRDFSTGPTLIHVLTTKGKGYEPAEKNPGDFHGVGPFCIETGLPLPSPPAPPSYTKIFGETLVQIAEQDPRVVAITAAMPAGTGLTDFSQRFPERFFDVGIAEQHAVTYAAGMATEGLLPVVAIYSTFFQRALDQIIHDVCLPNLPVTLAIDRGGLVGDDGPTHHGVFDLSFLRFIPNLVIMAPKDENELRHMLHTAILHPGPAAVRYPRGNGEGVAMDKGLQRIPLGTGELLREGKDLLLLPIGNRVPAALEAANGLKKLGLEAAVINPRFVRPLDDALICEWASRTGKVITIEDNVKKGGFGSAILELFAQRNLWGIQTKVLGLPDKFMEHGTQAQLRHKANIDTPAIIVEALALCGKQH; encoded by the coding sequence ATGAGCCATACCCCAATTTTAGACACCATCAATTCCCCAACCGACCTCAGGAAGCTCTCGGTGGAGCAACTTGAGACCCTGGCTGCGGAAATAAGAGAGACAATCATCCAGACCGTTTCCCGGACCGGTGGGCACCTTGCGCCCTGCCTGGGGGTGGTCGAACTCACCCTGGCCATCCATTATGTCTTCGATACCCCGGAAGACAAACTGGTCTGGGACGTGGGCCACCAGGCCTATGCCCACAAGCTGATCACCGGCCGCAGAGAGCAGTTCCATACCCTGCGCCAGTACCAGGGAATGAGCGGTTTTCCGAAAAGAGCGGAAAGCCCCTATGACGCCTTTGATACCGGACACAGCAGCACCTCGATCTCGGCCAGCCTGGGCATTGCCACGGGCAAGGATCTGAAAGGCGACCCCCACAAAAGCATCGCCGTGATCGGCGACGGCTCCATGACCGGAGGGATGGCCTTTGAGGCGCTCAATCAGGCAGGACACCTCCATAAAAATCTCATTGTCATCCTCAATGACAACGAAATGTCCATTTCCCCCAATGTGGGCGCGCTCTCCAGCTTCTTAAGCCGAAAACTGACCAGCAAAACAGCGGTGCGGCTCAAAAAGGAAATGGAGCACTTCCTCAAATCCTTCTCCAACGTGGGGGAGAATATCCTCTCGGTGCTCAAGAAAAGCGAGGAGAGCCTCAAGGGCTTCTTTACCCCGGGGATGCTCTTCGAGGCGCTCAAGTTCGAGTACATCGGCCCCCTGCCCGGCCACAAGCTGGAAAACCTCATCGAGGCCCTGCGCAATGTCCGCGATTTCAGCACCGGCCCCACGCTCATCCATGTCCTGACCACCAAGGGCAAGGGCTACGAACCGGCGGAGAAAAACCCGGGCGATTTTCACGGGGTTGGCCCATTCTGCATCGAGACCGGCCTGCCCCTCCCCTCTCCTCCTGCCCCGCCCAGCTACACCAAGATTTTTGGCGAAACCTTGGTGCAGATCGCGGAACAGGACCCCCGCGTGGTCGCCATCACCGCCGCCATGCCGGCAGGCACAGGCTTAACCGATTTCTCCCAACGCTTTCCCGAACGTTTCTTTGATGTGGGGATTGCCGAACAACATGCCGTTACCTACGCGGCTGGCATGGCCACGGAAGGATTGCTGCCGGTGGTGGCCATCTACTCCACCTTCTTCCAACGCGCCCTTGACCAGATCATCCACGATGTCTGCCTGCCCAATCTTCCCGTTACCCTGGCCATTGACCGCGGCGGTCTGGTCGGCGACGATGGGCCGACCCACCATGGGGTGTTTGACCTCTCCTTCCTGCGCTTCATCCCCAACCTGGTAATCATGGCCCCCAAGGATGAGAACGAGCTGCGGCACATGCTGCACACGGCCATTCTCCACCCAGGCCCGGCAGCGGTACGCTATCCGCGCGGCAACGGGGAAGGCGTTGCCATGGACAAGGGGCTGCAACGTATCCCCCTGGGGACTGGCGAACTTCTGCGGGAAGGGAAGGATCTCCTTTTGCTCCCCATCGGCAATCGGGTCCCTGCTGCCTTGGAGGCGGCAAACGGACTAAAAAAACTCGGGCTGGAGGCGGCGGTAATCAACCCGCGCTTTGTCAGACCTCTGGATGATGCGCTGATCTGTGAGTGGGCCAGTCGGACCGGCAAGGTGATAACCATTGAGGACAACGTGAAAAAAGGCGGCTTTGGCAGCGCCATTCTTGAGCTTTTTGCCCAGAGGAATCTCTGGGGGATTCAGACAAAAGTCTTGGGGTTACCGGATAAATTCATGGAACATGGCACCCAGGCCCAGCTCCGGCATAAGGCAAATATCGATACCCCGGCGATCATCGTCGAGGCCCTTGCCCTCTGCGGGAAACAACACTAG
- a CDS encoding class I SAM-dependent methyltransferase, which translates to MTAVKTAFDEGAQTYDRARRQLIPCFDDFYGTALALIPHQPQATFRVLDLGAGTGMLSSLVAKKFAQTRITLLDISQEMLDKAKERFAGMEERLEFIAGDYANGLEGQFDVILSALSIHHLTDTQKIKLFKNIHNALPEGGIFINADQILGPTPDIEQVYQETWLRQARDLGVSEVDLNAALERMQADRMAPLSSQLEWLRQAGFSSVHCWYQQFRFAVFSGQKGKGCTNLPT; encoded by the coding sequence ATGACTGCGGTCAAAACCGCTTTCGACGAGGGAGCCCAGACCTACGACCGAGCCCGCAGGCAGCTGATTCCCTGCTTCGATGACTTTTACGGGACGGCGCTGGCGCTGATTCCGCACCAACCCCAGGCCACCTTCCGGGTCCTGGACCTCGGCGCAGGCACGGGAATGCTCTCGTCCCTTGTCGCCAAGAAGTTTGCCCAAACTAGAATCACCCTGCTGGACATCTCCCAAGAGATGCTGGACAAAGCCAAAGAACGGTTCGCCGGGATGGAGGAGCGTCTGGAGTTTATCGCAGGAGATTATGCAAACGGTCTTGAGGGACAATTCGACGTGATTCTCTCCGCCCTCTCCATCCACCACCTCACAGACACACAGAAGATCAAGCTGTTCAAGAATATCCATAATGCCTTGCCCGAGGGAGGCATTTTCATCAACGCCGATCAGATCCTCGGCCCGACACCGGACATCGAACAGGTGTACCAGGAAACCTGGCTCCGGCAGGCGCGGGATCTCGGGGTCTCCGAGGTCGACCTCAATGCGGCCCTGGAACGGATGCAGGCGGACCGGATGGCCCCCCTAAGCTCTCAGTTGGAATGGTTACGGCAGGCAGGTTTCAGTTCGGTGCATTGCTGGTACCAACAGTTCCGTTTTGCTGTCTTTTCCGGGCAAAAGGGCAAGGGCTGCACAAATCTGCCCACATAA
- a CDS encoding polyprenyl synthetase family protein, producing MEFKQYLSQQCAVVEQALTRYMLPEEGPLATHIKAMRYSLFAGGKRIRPILALAAAEALHADTQHLFPVACALECIHTYSLIHDDLPAMDDDDLRRGKPTCHVVFGEAEAILAGDGLLSFAFELLSHPDALQGISPEAQLRLINLIAKAIGPVGMVGGQSLDLAAEGQAISFEHLRLIHGYKTGALITASVQAGAIFGQGDEEQFAALSRYGVQIGLAFQIVDDLLDVEGTTEDLGKTAGADAQRNKATYPAFFGVAKTKVMAREAVDKAIAALENFDAKAEPLRDLARYIYERNK from the coding sequence ATGGAATTCAAACAATATCTGAGCCAACAATGCGCGGTTGTCGAACAGGCCCTGACGCGTTATATGCTTCCCGAAGAAGGGCCTCTGGCCACCCACATCAAAGCCATGCGCTACAGCCTTTTCGCAGGCGGCAAAAGGATCCGCCCCATCCTGGCCCTGGCCGCGGCAGAGGCCTTGCATGCCGACACCCAACACCTTTTCCCCGTGGCCTGCGCCCTGGAATGCATCCACACCTATTCCCTGATCCATGACGATCTGCCGGCCATGGATGATGATGATCTCCGGCGCGGCAAACCCACCTGTCATGTGGTCTTCGGGGAAGCGGAGGCCATCCTGGCCGGGGACGGGCTGCTCAGTTTCGCCTTTGAGCTCTTGAGCCATCCCGATGCCCTCCAGGGGATCTCCCCGGAGGCCCAGCTCCGGTTGATCAACCTCATCGCCAAGGCCATCGGCCCCGTGGGCATGGTCGGCGGTCAGTCCCTGGACCTTGCCGCGGAAGGGCAGGCAATCTCCTTTGAGCATCTCCGGTTGATCCATGGCTATAAAACAGGAGCGCTTATTACCGCCTCCGTGCAGGCCGGGGCGATTTTCGGCCAGGGTGACGAGGAGCAATTTGCCGCCCTCAGCCGCTACGGTGTGCAGATTGGCCTTGCCTTCCAGATAGTGGACGACCTCTTGGATGTTGAAGGAACCACGGAAGATCTCGGTAAGACCGCCGGAGCCGATGCACAACGGAACAAGGCGACTTACCCAGCCTTTTTCGGCGTTGCCAAAACAAAGGTCATGGCCCGTGAGGCTGTTGATAAAGCAATCGCTGCCCTGGAAAATTTTGACGCCAAAGCCGAGCCGCTTCGAGACCTTGCCCGGTATATTTACGAACGGAACAAATAA